Proteins encoded together in one Desulfovibrio intestinalis window:
- the purE gene encoding 5-(carboxyamino)imidazole ribonucleotide mutase produces MAKVVILMGSQSDEDKVSPCVEVLKSLGISCFITVSSAHRTPERTEKLVADSEAAGAQVFICAAGMAAHLAGAVAARTTRPVIGIPVSSVALGGMDALLATVQMPPGFPVATVALDKAGARNAAWLAAQILALSDPALASKIDAARAKMRADVEKSGEEISRKYA; encoded by the coding sequence ATGGCGAAAGTGGTCATCTTGATGGGCTCGCAGTCAGATGAAGACAAGGTGAGCCCCTGTGTGGAAGTACTGAAAAGCCTGGGCATAAGCTGCTTTATTACTGTCAGCTCCGCCCACCGCACCCCCGAACGTACAGAAAAGCTGGTGGCCGACAGTGAAGCCGCTGGCGCGCAGGTATTTATCTGCGCAGCGGGCATGGCCGCACATCTGGCCGGAGCCGTTGCCGCGCGCACCACGCGCCCGGTCATAGGCATTCCTGTGTCCAGCGTGGCTCTTGGCGGCATGGACGCCCTGCTCGCCACCGTGCAGATGCCTCCCGGATTCCCGGTGGCTACCGTGGCGCTGGACAAGGCCGGAGCTCGCAATGCCGCATGGCTTGCCGCCCAGATTCTGGCGCTGTCTGACCCGGCTCTTGCCAGCAAGATCGACGCTGCCCGCGCAAAAATGCGCGCCGACGTGGAAAAGTCCGGGGAAGAAATCAGCCGTAAATACGCTTAG